The DNA window GCATTGAAACCCAATctaaacaaagaaattttcagtggttttgttttgtttatatgaaggtagtaaaataaaacatacaaAAGTCCCTAAGTCGTTTGTTGATGATTGTTTTAGAACGGATAGTAGCAATTTGTGAAAACATTTGAATATGGATAGCAAAGGATCCAAATTTATTAGTACTTCCCCGATTAATATAACGGTTTTTTGGCCGTATTTGAAATACCATTTGTGTTTTATAATTATAGTACTGCCTTCCAAAAAGGAAAGAAGATGTAGACAAATTCAGCATTTACAAAATGACTTTAGCCGTTTGCTATCTTGAATTTCTGGACCGTTTTAAAGATATTCTTGGTGGTTCGTTATCACTACTTTCGTAGACCTATTTTCTGAATGAATTTGAACAAGAGGCAACTGGGGCACGTTTTTCAGTGTTATTATTACTACCGtaacacacaaaaaaccaGGTCAATCTGTTCTGTTTAGAAACAAAGAAGAATTTTAAAACGTGACAATCTCTGGATTTTCCCTAACTTTTGCAAAATGTCGATGAACCAGTAATTATTTAGAATGACAACATATAACATAGTTCGCTGTAGTCTATTTGGAGCTATAAGATAGTGACAAAACAATTGTTTGCGACTATCTTTTTAGCTGAACCATATAGTGTAGTGGGGAAATTCTCGTAAACACACAATTACAGATTGGAGCTGCATTTGCAGCTGCACCCGCCGAAGTGGGTGGTTGGCAAACTGATAGAACTTAACCCAGTCTAAGACACGTTTTGGACCTTAAGTTGGGCTACTTAAGTTGCGGTTTAGGTCGAGAAAAGACACACAGCGGTGAGCGGCCATCAGAGAAACACCATGAGAGTGCAACTGACTTTGCTAACGATATGCATTTTCCTATGCTCTGCTGTAGCAGAGGATCTGGACTTAGGCCATGAGATCCGCAGTGAAGTGGAGGAGCTTTTCAAAGGTACCGAAGAGCTGAACCATGGACTGCAAAAAGTGAAAGACGTGCAGAAGGGCATTGAAGAGAAGTTCAAGCATCAGCGCGACGAGATCGAACTTATTGCAGGATTGGAGGTTGCCATAGCCAAGCTGGAAACAAACGTTCAAAGCAGCTTCCAAGCCACGGCCACTGGAGTGGGAAATTTGACAGCCATTGTTAACGCAATCCAGAGCCAAAATGAAAACTCTATCAAGAATCTCACCAAAGTAGAGCTGGAAATCAGGAGAGCCCTGGGGCAAGTAGCTgccaatcaaaacaaatacgAGCAGAACCTTAATGAGGTGGCCTCATCCGTCACTTCGCATCTGGCGGAGATTCAGCAGCTACTATCGCAGGCCGTCATAGGAGAACTCATCAGCTTGGACAACAAGGCGAAGGTCCTTCAGGAGCAGCAAGGCAGCATCGTGGGTCAAGTAGGATATTTGGGCGAGCTGAAGGCCTTGGCAGATCGTGCCAATCGCAAAGTAAATCAATTGGAGTGGGGTCTGGTCATTCTCAACCGCACTCAGTCCGAAAGCCTCAACAGCATCGAGCACACTGTCCATGGAGTGCAAGTG is part of the Drosophila yakuba strain Tai18E2 chromosome 2R, Prin_Dyak_Tai18E2_2.1, whole genome shotgun sequence genome and encodes:
- the LOC6529717 gene encoding uncharacterized protein LOC6529717 encodes the protein MRVQLTLLTICIFLCSAVAEDLDLGHEIRSEVEELFKGTEELNHGLQKVKDVQKGIEEKFKHQRDEIELIAGLEVAIAKLETNVQSSFQATATGVGNLTAIVNAIQSQNENSIKNLTKVELEIRRALGQVAANQNKYEQNLNEVASSVTSHLAEIQQLLSQAVIGELISLDNKAKVLQEQQGSIVGQVGYLGELKALADRANRKVNQLEWGLVILNRTQSESLNSIEHTVHGVQVATSQVDHKLGALLNNQKNIERSLDGCKHKNPSHQKPHEVWTHPAHAPINQPNPEGNPGYESSYASQEEAEFLYKLWYGKGQQH